A genomic region of Arachis stenosperma cultivar V10309 chromosome 9, arast.V10309.gnm1.PFL2, whole genome shotgun sequence contains the following coding sequences:
- the LOC130948314 gene encoding disease resistance protein RPV1-like isoform X3, which translates to MASSKAFQIKLVVFVGLLLVSKFKGMEENMMSENSYSYTDKTLTFPAPQIKYDVFVSFRGTDIRQGLLSHLIKAFHLKQVFAFVDDKLERGDDISDALLGAIEKSLISLIIFSQDYVSSRWCLEELVKIVECREKDGQTVIPVFYKVDPSDVRYQKGTFANVFAEHEERYDMIKVQNWRTALKNSADLSGFHSTNFRNDAQLVDQIVDFISSRLNDMHQVKSKGLVGIHKPIAQLESLMLKESEDVRVIGIWGLGGIGKTTIAEEVYNRMCAEFESCCFLANVRKESERDGIMSLKKKLFSTLLNEQNLRIDLPKGLPDYVEKRLGRMKVLIVLDDVNDSDQLETLIGARDWFGLGSRIIITTRDKQVLVGEAEEIYQVEALDCDESLELFILNAFKQNQFEMEYCELSRRVVKYAKGIPLVVKVLAQLLRGKRKDIWESQLEKLKRMPNKKVHDIMRLSYDDLDRQEQQIFLDIACFFNGLKLKLEYINVLLKDQDYAVAAGMERLKDKALIIISEHNIVSMHDIIQEMAWEIIKDGSAEYPGNQLRLWDSHDIYQVLKNNRGSEAIRSISFNFSAIKDLQLSQEVFAKMSKLRFLNFYSNISQEAMYSSDGLPSSWNKGLCLPQGLDSLSNEVRYLSWMHYPLDSLPTNFSAENLVILDLSFNRMEKLWCGVKNLANLRILRLYNSLHLTMLPDLSKARNLEILVIRKSFSFLYVHPSVFCLNKLEILDLGGCVSLRQLRSYIHLSSLRSLSLAGCVRLQDFSVTSENLEELNLELTGIQQLPTSFGRQSKLETLHLGLSDIQSIPETIKNLTRFKYLSIRYCWNLRELPELPPSLEYLDATGCASLKTVLFPSSAALQLKENRKSILFWNCLKLDQHSLGTIELNARINLMKFAYQHLSALTHDYYKDNDNEAIYVYPGSNVPKWLEYRTSHDYVNVDVSSSAAPHSPSLGFIFCFIVPRILSDGFAFRFTISVGGDEGNNVKFYLGKPLEKIVSDHVFLVYDHRLTHFLNSRSNVEVQQRLKIKVAAVTQTGKSDYVPVKLKGFGIRPIKASEYQNFIQKMELVDKRTKRAGSLTLVGNTSLERFCFQDQKTYFDFIQEINYVDGCWKFKHHQFTNYSYRYFI; encoded by the exons ATGGCATCTTCCAAAGCTTTCCAAATAAAACTTGTTGTATTTGTTGGTCTCTTGCTTGTCTCAAAATTTAAGGGCATGGAAGAAAATATGATGTCTGAAAATTCTTATTCATATACTGATAAAACTTTAACTTTCCCAGCTCCTCAAATAAAATATGATGTCTTTGTTAGCTTTAGGGGCACAGATATTCGCCAAGGTTTGCTGAGTCATTTGATTAAGGCATTTCATCTAAAACAAGTTTTTGCCTTTGTTGATGACAAGCTTGAGAGGGGAGATGACATATCAGATGCACTTCTTGGAGCAATAGAAAAATCGCTGATTTCATTGATCATATTCTCACAAGACTATGTTTCTTCGAGATGGTGTTTAGAAGAACTTGTGAAAATAGTGGAGTGTAGAGAAAAAGATGGACAAACCGTAATACCTGTTTTTTACAAAGTAGATCCATCAGATGTACGATATCAAAAGGGCACCTTTGCAAATGTGTTTGCTGAACACGAGGAAAGGTATGATATGATCAAGGTGCAAAACTGGAGAACCGCTTTGAAAAATTCTGCTGATTTATCAGGATTTCACTCAACAAATTTTAG GAATGATGCTCAGCTTGTTGATCAGATTGTTGATTTTATATCATCAAGATTAAATGACATGCATCAGGTTAAATCAAAAGGACTTGTTGGAATTCACAAACCAATTGCACAGTTAGAGTCGTTGATGCTCAAAGAATCCGAAGACGTACGTGTTATTGGAATTTGGGGTTTGGGCGGTATTGGTAAGACAACCATTGCAGAAGAAGTATACAACAGAATGTGTGCCGAATTTGAATCTTGTTGTTTCTTGGCAAATGTAAGAAAAGAGTCAGAAAGAGATGGAATAATGTCTTTGAAGAAGAAACTCTTTTCTACACTATTGAATGAACAAAATTTGAGAATTGACTTACCAAAGGGATTGCCTGATTATGTTGAGAAAAGGCTTGGGCGCATGAAGGTTCTCATTGTTCTAGATGATGTGAATGATTCTGACCAGTTAGAAACTTTAATTGGAGCTCGTGATTGGTTTGGATTAGGCAGTAGAATCATTATAACAACTAGAGATAAGCAAGTGCTAGTTGGAGAAGCTGAAGAGATATACCAAGTTGAGGCATTGGATTGTGATGAATCTCTTGAACTCTTCATTCTAAATGCCTTCAAACAAAACCAGTTTGAAATGGAGTATTGTGAGCTGTCAAGGAGGGTGGTCAAGTATGCCAAAGGCATTCCGTTAGTTGTTAAAGTTTTGGCTCAACTTCTTCGTGGCAAACGAAAGGATATATGGGAAAGTCAATTGGAGAAACTTAAAAGAATGCCTAATAAGAAAGTTCATGATATAATGCGGCTGAGCTATGACGATCTTGATCGTCAAGAGCAACAGATTTTCTTAGACATTGCCTGTTTTTTCAATGGATTGAAGCTCAAGTTGGAATACATAAACGTTTTACTGAAAGACCAAGATTATGCAGTGGCTGCTGGGATGGAAAGGCTGAAAGATAAGGCTCTTATAATTATTTCTGAGCACAATATTGTATCTATGCATGATATTATTCAAGAAATGGCTTGGGAGATCATTAAAGATGGCTCTGCTGAATACCCTGGAAACCAACTTCGGTTATGGGATTCTCACGACATATATCAAGTATTGAAAAACAATAGG GGGAGTGAGGCCATTAGAAGCATATCCTTCAACTTTTCAGCAATTAAGGACCTTCAGTTAAGCCAAGAAGTCTTTGCTAAGATGAGCAAACTACGATTTCTAAATTTCTATAGCAACATATCTCAAGAGGCCATGTATAGTTCTGATGGACTTCCATCTTCGTGGAACAAAGGCCTGTGTCTTCCTCAAGGACTTGATTCTTTGTCAAATGAAGTAAGATACCTTAGCTGGATGCATTACCCTCTGGATTCCTTGCCAACCAACTTTTCTGCAGAAAATCTAGTAATATTGGACTTGTCCTTCAACCGAATGGAAAAACTTTGGTGTGGGGTGAAG AATCTGGCAAATTTAAGGATCCTTAGATTATATAATTCCTTACACCTGACCATGCTGCCAGACTTGTCGAAAGCCAGAAACCTTGAAATACTAGTTATTCGCAAGAGTTTCAGTTTCCTTTATGTACATCCATCTGTTTTTTGTCTCAACAAGCTTGAGATATTGGATCTAGGAGGGTGCGTTTCCCTTAGGCAGCTCCGAAGCTATATCCATTTGAGCTCTCTCCGTTCTCTCTCTCTCGCCGGCTGCGTAAGGCTACAGGACTTCTCCGTTACCTCAGAGAATCTGGAAGAGTTGAACTTAGAGCTCACAGGTATCCAACAACTACCGACATCCTTTGGGCGCCAAAGCAAACTCGAAACATTACATCTAGGATTGTCTGATATTCAGAGCATTCCTGAAACCATCAAGAATCTCACAAGGTTCAAGTATCTTAGCATCAGATATTGTTGGAACCTCAGGGAGTTACCAGAGCTTCCCCCATCTCTTGAGTATCTAGACGCCACCGGATGCGCATCACTCAAGACAGTGTTGTTTCCATCATCGGCTGCCTTGCAGCTTAAGGAAAACAGGAAAAGCATTTTGTTCTGGAATTGCTTGAAATTGGATCAACACTCCCTTGGGACTATTGAATTGAATGCTCGAATCAACCTCATGAAATTTGCATACCAGCATTTATCAGCATTAACACATGACTACTATAAAGATAATGACAATGAAGCCATCTATGTGTATCCAGGAAGCAATGTTCCAAAGTGGTTGGAGTATAGAACATCACATGATTATGTAAATGTTGATGTCTCTTCTTCGGCTGCGCCACATTCCCCTTCGTTGGGCTTCATATTTTGCTTCATTGTTCCACGAATCCTCTCGGATGGTTTTGCTTTCAGGTTTACCATAAGTGTTGGTGGAGATGAAGGAAACAATGTCAAATTTTACTTGGGGAAACCACTTGAAAAAATTGTTTCAGATCATGTGTTTCTCGTGTATGATCACCGGCTTACTCACTTCCTTAATAGCAGAAGCAATGTTGAAGTTCAACAGAGGCTTAAAATTAAGGTTGCGGCGGTGACACAGACAGGGAAATCAGATTATGTGCCTGTGAAGCTAAAAGGGTTTGGAATCAGGCCAATAAAAGCATCAGAATATCAAAATTTCATTCAGAAAATGGAATTGGTTGATAAGAGGACGAAAAGAGCTGGTTCACTTACTTTGGTTGGAAATACTTCACTTGAAAGATTTTGCTTCCAAGACCAGAAAACTTACTTTGACTTCATTCAAGAAATCAACTACGTTGATGGTTGTTGGAAATTCAAACACCATCAATTCACTAATTATTCATATaggtattttatttga
- the LOC130948314 gene encoding disease resistance protein RPV1-like isoform X1, translated as MYIFMLPNRDIEWCRSKLRQTGCTSLSPMASSKAFQIKLVVFVGLLLVSKFKGMEENMMSENSYSYTDKTLTFPAPQIKYDVFVSFRGTDIRQGLLSHLIKAFHLKQVFAFVDDKLERGDDISDALLGAIEKSLISLIIFSQDYVSSRWCLEELVKIVECREKDGQTVIPVFYKVDPSDVRYQKGTFANVFAEHEERYDMIKVQNWRTALKNSADLSGFHSTNFRNDAQLVDQIVDFISSRLNDMHQVKSKGLVGIHKPIAQLESLMLKESEDVRVIGIWGLGGIGKTTIAEEVYNRMCAEFESCCFLANVRKESERDGIMSLKKKLFSTLLNEQNLRIDLPKGLPDYVEKRLGRMKVLIVLDDVNDSDQLETLIGARDWFGLGSRIIITTRDKQVLVGEAEEIYQVEALDCDESLELFILNAFKQNQFEMEYCELSRRVVKYAKGIPLVVKVLAQLLRGKRKDIWESQLEKLKRMPNKKVHDIMRLSYDDLDRQEQQIFLDIACFFNGLKLKLEYINVLLKDQDYAVAAGMERLKDKALIIISEHNIVSMHDIIQEMAWEIIKDGSAEYPGNQLRLWDSHDIYQVLKNNRGSEAIRSISFNFSAIKDLQLSQEVFAKMSKLRFLNFYSNISQEAMYSSDGLPSSWNKGLCLPQGLDSLSNEVRYLSWMHYPLDSLPTNFSAENLVILDLSFNRMEKLWCGVKNLANLRILRLYNSLHLTMLPDLSKARNLEILVIRKSFSFLYVHPSVFCLNKLEILDLGGCVSLRQLRSYIHLSSLRSLSLAGCVRLQDFSVTSENLEELNLELTGIQQLPTSFGRQSKLETLHLGLSDIQSIPETIKNLTRFKYLSIRYCWNLRELPELPPSLEYLDATGCASLKTVLFPSSAALQLKENRKSILFWNCLKLDQHSLGTIELNARINLMKFAYQHLSALTHDYYKDNDNEAIYVYPGSNVPKWLEYRTSHDYVNVDVSSSAAPHSPSLGFIFCFIVPRILSDGFAFRFTISVGGDEGNNVKFYLGKPLEKIVSDHVFLVYDHRLTHFLNSRSNVEVQQRLKIKVAAVTQTGKSDYVPVKLKGFGIRPIKASEYQNFIQKMELVDKRTKRAGSLTLVGNTSLERFCFQDQKTYFDFIQEINYVDGCWKFKHHQFTNYSYRYFI; from the exons ATGTACATATTTATGCTTCCTAATCGTGATATTGAATGGTGTAGAAGCAAACTGAGGCAGACAGGGTGCACTTCTTTATCTCCAATGGCATCTTCCAAAGCTTTCCAAATAAAACTTGTTGTATTTGTTGGTCTCTTGCTTGTCTCAAAATTTAAGGGCATGGAAGAAAATATGATGTCTGAAAATTCTTATTCATATACTGATAAAACTTTAACTTTCCCAGCTCCTCAAATAAAATATGATGTCTTTGTTAGCTTTAGGGGCACAGATATTCGCCAAGGTTTGCTGAGTCATTTGATTAAGGCATTTCATCTAAAACAAGTTTTTGCCTTTGTTGATGACAAGCTTGAGAGGGGAGATGACATATCAGATGCACTTCTTGGAGCAATAGAAAAATCGCTGATTTCATTGATCATATTCTCACAAGACTATGTTTCTTCGAGATGGTGTTTAGAAGAACTTGTGAAAATAGTGGAGTGTAGAGAAAAAGATGGACAAACCGTAATACCTGTTTTTTACAAAGTAGATCCATCAGATGTACGATATCAAAAGGGCACCTTTGCAAATGTGTTTGCTGAACACGAGGAAAGGTATGATATGATCAAGGTGCAAAACTGGAGAACCGCTTTGAAAAATTCTGCTGATTTATCAGGATTTCACTCAACAAATTTTAG GAATGATGCTCAGCTTGTTGATCAGATTGTTGATTTTATATCATCAAGATTAAATGACATGCATCAGGTTAAATCAAAAGGACTTGTTGGAATTCACAAACCAATTGCACAGTTAGAGTCGTTGATGCTCAAAGAATCCGAAGACGTACGTGTTATTGGAATTTGGGGTTTGGGCGGTATTGGTAAGACAACCATTGCAGAAGAAGTATACAACAGAATGTGTGCCGAATTTGAATCTTGTTGTTTCTTGGCAAATGTAAGAAAAGAGTCAGAAAGAGATGGAATAATGTCTTTGAAGAAGAAACTCTTTTCTACACTATTGAATGAACAAAATTTGAGAATTGACTTACCAAAGGGATTGCCTGATTATGTTGAGAAAAGGCTTGGGCGCATGAAGGTTCTCATTGTTCTAGATGATGTGAATGATTCTGACCAGTTAGAAACTTTAATTGGAGCTCGTGATTGGTTTGGATTAGGCAGTAGAATCATTATAACAACTAGAGATAAGCAAGTGCTAGTTGGAGAAGCTGAAGAGATATACCAAGTTGAGGCATTGGATTGTGATGAATCTCTTGAACTCTTCATTCTAAATGCCTTCAAACAAAACCAGTTTGAAATGGAGTATTGTGAGCTGTCAAGGAGGGTGGTCAAGTATGCCAAAGGCATTCCGTTAGTTGTTAAAGTTTTGGCTCAACTTCTTCGTGGCAAACGAAAGGATATATGGGAAAGTCAATTGGAGAAACTTAAAAGAATGCCTAATAAGAAAGTTCATGATATAATGCGGCTGAGCTATGACGATCTTGATCGTCAAGAGCAACAGATTTTCTTAGACATTGCCTGTTTTTTCAATGGATTGAAGCTCAAGTTGGAATACATAAACGTTTTACTGAAAGACCAAGATTATGCAGTGGCTGCTGGGATGGAAAGGCTGAAAGATAAGGCTCTTATAATTATTTCTGAGCACAATATTGTATCTATGCATGATATTATTCAAGAAATGGCTTGGGAGATCATTAAAGATGGCTCTGCTGAATACCCTGGAAACCAACTTCGGTTATGGGATTCTCACGACATATATCAAGTATTGAAAAACAATAGG GGGAGTGAGGCCATTAGAAGCATATCCTTCAACTTTTCAGCAATTAAGGACCTTCAGTTAAGCCAAGAAGTCTTTGCTAAGATGAGCAAACTACGATTTCTAAATTTCTATAGCAACATATCTCAAGAGGCCATGTATAGTTCTGATGGACTTCCATCTTCGTGGAACAAAGGCCTGTGTCTTCCTCAAGGACTTGATTCTTTGTCAAATGAAGTAAGATACCTTAGCTGGATGCATTACCCTCTGGATTCCTTGCCAACCAACTTTTCTGCAGAAAATCTAGTAATATTGGACTTGTCCTTCAACCGAATGGAAAAACTTTGGTGTGGGGTGAAG AATCTGGCAAATTTAAGGATCCTTAGATTATATAATTCCTTACACCTGACCATGCTGCCAGACTTGTCGAAAGCCAGAAACCTTGAAATACTAGTTATTCGCAAGAGTTTCAGTTTCCTTTATGTACATCCATCTGTTTTTTGTCTCAACAAGCTTGAGATATTGGATCTAGGAGGGTGCGTTTCCCTTAGGCAGCTCCGAAGCTATATCCATTTGAGCTCTCTCCGTTCTCTCTCTCTCGCCGGCTGCGTAAGGCTACAGGACTTCTCCGTTACCTCAGAGAATCTGGAAGAGTTGAACTTAGAGCTCACAGGTATCCAACAACTACCGACATCCTTTGGGCGCCAAAGCAAACTCGAAACATTACATCTAGGATTGTCTGATATTCAGAGCATTCCTGAAACCATCAAGAATCTCACAAGGTTCAAGTATCTTAGCATCAGATATTGTTGGAACCTCAGGGAGTTACCAGAGCTTCCCCCATCTCTTGAGTATCTAGACGCCACCGGATGCGCATCACTCAAGACAGTGTTGTTTCCATCATCGGCTGCCTTGCAGCTTAAGGAAAACAGGAAAAGCATTTTGTTCTGGAATTGCTTGAAATTGGATCAACACTCCCTTGGGACTATTGAATTGAATGCTCGAATCAACCTCATGAAATTTGCATACCAGCATTTATCAGCATTAACACATGACTACTATAAAGATAATGACAATGAAGCCATCTATGTGTATCCAGGAAGCAATGTTCCAAAGTGGTTGGAGTATAGAACATCACATGATTATGTAAATGTTGATGTCTCTTCTTCGGCTGCGCCACATTCCCCTTCGTTGGGCTTCATATTTTGCTTCATTGTTCCACGAATCCTCTCGGATGGTTTTGCTTTCAGGTTTACCATAAGTGTTGGTGGAGATGAAGGAAACAATGTCAAATTTTACTTGGGGAAACCACTTGAAAAAATTGTTTCAGATCATGTGTTTCTCGTGTATGATCACCGGCTTACTCACTTCCTTAATAGCAGAAGCAATGTTGAAGTTCAACAGAGGCTTAAAATTAAGGTTGCGGCGGTGACACAGACAGGGAAATCAGATTATGTGCCTGTGAAGCTAAAAGGGTTTGGAATCAGGCCAATAAAAGCATCAGAATATCAAAATTTCATTCAGAAAATGGAATTGGTTGATAAGAGGACGAAAAGAGCTGGTTCACTTACTTTGGTTGGAAATACTTCACTTGAAAGATTTTGCTTCCAAGACCAGAAAACTTACTTTGACTTCATTCAAGAAATCAACTACGTTGATGGTTGTTGGAAATTCAAACACCATCAATTCACTAATTATTCATATaggtattttatttga
- the LOC130948314 gene encoding disease resistance protein RPV1-like isoform X2, translating into MYIFMLPNRDIEWCRSKLRQTGCTSLSPMASSKAFQIKLVVFVGLLLVSKFKGMEENMMSENSYSYTDKTLTFPAPQIKYDVFVSFRGTDIRQGLLSHLIKAFHLKQVFAFVDDKLERGDDISDALLGAIEKSLISLIIFSQDYVSSRWCLEELVKIVECREKDGQTVIPVFYKVDPSDVRYQKGTFANVFAEHEERYDMIKVQNWRTALKNSADLSGFHSTNFRNDAQLVDQIVDFISSRLNDMHQVKSKGLVGIHKPIAQLESLMLKESEDVRVIGIWGLGGIGKTTIAEEVYNRMCAEFESCCFLANVRKESERDGIMSLKKKLFSTLLNEQNLRIDLPKGLPDYVEKRLGRMKVLIVLDDVNDSDQLETLIGARDWFGLGSRIIITTRDKQVLVGEAEEIYQVEALDCDESLELFILNAFKQNQFEMEYCELSRRVVKYAKGIPLVVKVLAQLLRGKRKDIWESQLEKLKRMPNKKVHDIMRLSYDDLDRQEQQIFLDIACFFNGLKLKLEYINVLLKDQDYAVAAGMERLKDKALIIISEHNIVSMHDIIQEMAWEIIKDGSAEYPGNQLRLWDSHDIYQGSEAIRSISFNFSAIKDLQLSQEVFAKMSKLRFLNFYSNISQEAMYSSDGLPSSWNKGLCLPQGLDSLSNEVRYLSWMHYPLDSLPTNFSAENLVILDLSFNRMEKLWCGVKNLANLRILRLYNSLHLTMLPDLSKARNLEILVIRKSFSFLYVHPSVFCLNKLEILDLGGCVSLRQLRSYIHLSSLRSLSLAGCVRLQDFSVTSENLEELNLELTGIQQLPTSFGRQSKLETLHLGLSDIQSIPETIKNLTRFKYLSIRYCWNLRELPELPPSLEYLDATGCASLKTVLFPSSAALQLKENRKSILFWNCLKLDQHSLGTIELNARINLMKFAYQHLSALTHDYYKDNDNEAIYVYPGSNVPKWLEYRTSHDYVNVDVSSSAAPHSPSLGFIFCFIVPRILSDGFAFRFTISVGGDEGNNVKFYLGKPLEKIVSDHVFLVYDHRLTHFLNSRSNVEVQQRLKIKVAAVTQTGKSDYVPVKLKGFGIRPIKASEYQNFIQKMELVDKRTKRAGSLTLVGNTSLERFCFQDQKTYFDFIQEINYVDGCWKFKHHQFTNYSYRYFI; encoded by the exons ATGTACATATTTATGCTTCCTAATCGTGATATTGAATGGTGTAGAAGCAAACTGAGGCAGACAGGGTGCACTTCTTTATCTCCAATGGCATCTTCCAAAGCTTTCCAAATAAAACTTGTTGTATTTGTTGGTCTCTTGCTTGTCTCAAAATTTAAGGGCATGGAAGAAAATATGATGTCTGAAAATTCTTATTCATATACTGATAAAACTTTAACTTTCCCAGCTCCTCAAATAAAATATGATGTCTTTGTTAGCTTTAGGGGCACAGATATTCGCCAAGGTTTGCTGAGTCATTTGATTAAGGCATTTCATCTAAAACAAGTTTTTGCCTTTGTTGATGACAAGCTTGAGAGGGGAGATGACATATCAGATGCACTTCTTGGAGCAATAGAAAAATCGCTGATTTCATTGATCATATTCTCACAAGACTATGTTTCTTCGAGATGGTGTTTAGAAGAACTTGTGAAAATAGTGGAGTGTAGAGAAAAAGATGGACAAACCGTAATACCTGTTTTTTACAAAGTAGATCCATCAGATGTACGATATCAAAAGGGCACCTTTGCAAATGTGTTTGCTGAACACGAGGAAAGGTATGATATGATCAAGGTGCAAAACTGGAGAACCGCTTTGAAAAATTCTGCTGATTTATCAGGATTTCACTCAACAAATTTTAG GAATGATGCTCAGCTTGTTGATCAGATTGTTGATTTTATATCATCAAGATTAAATGACATGCATCAGGTTAAATCAAAAGGACTTGTTGGAATTCACAAACCAATTGCACAGTTAGAGTCGTTGATGCTCAAAGAATCCGAAGACGTACGTGTTATTGGAATTTGGGGTTTGGGCGGTATTGGTAAGACAACCATTGCAGAAGAAGTATACAACAGAATGTGTGCCGAATTTGAATCTTGTTGTTTCTTGGCAAATGTAAGAAAAGAGTCAGAAAGAGATGGAATAATGTCTTTGAAGAAGAAACTCTTTTCTACACTATTGAATGAACAAAATTTGAGAATTGACTTACCAAAGGGATTGCCTGATTATGTTGAGAAAAGGCTTGGGCGCATGAAGGTTCTCATTGTTCTAGATGATGTGAATGATTCTGACCAGTTAGAAACTTTAATTGGAGCTCGTGATTGGTTTGGATTAGGCAGTAGAATCATTATAACAACTAGAGATAAGCAAGTGCTAGTTGGAGAAGCTGAAGAGATATACCAAGTTGAGGCATTGGATTGTGATGAATCTCTTGAACTCTTCATTCTAAATGCCTTCAAACAAAACCAGTTTGAAATGGAGTATTGTGAGCTGTCAAGGAGGGTGGTCAAGTATGCCAAAGGCATTCCGTTAGTTGTTAAAGTTTTGGCTCAACTTCTTCGTGGCAAACGAAAGGATATATGGGAAAGTCAATTGGAGAAACTTAAAAGAATGCCTAATAAGAAAGTTCATGATATAATGCGGCTGAGCTATGACGATCTTGATCGTCAAGAGCAACAGATTTTCTTAGACATTGCCTGTTTTTTCAATGGATTGAAGCTCAAGTTGGAATACATAAACGTTTTACTGAAAGACCAAGATTATGCAGTGGCTGCTGGGATGGAAAGGCTGAAAGATAAGGCTCTTATAATTATTTCTGAGCACAATATTGTATCTATGCATGATATTATTCAAGAAATGGCTTGGGAGATCATTAAAGATGGCTCTGCTGAATACCCTGGAAACCAACTTCGGTTATGGGATTCTCACGACATATATCAA GGGAGTGAGGCCATTAGAAGCATATCCTTCAACTTTTCAGCAATTAAGGACCTTCAGTTAAGCCAAGAAGTCTTTGCTAAGATGAGCAAACTACGATTTCTAAATTTCTATAGCAACATATCTCAAGAGGCCATGTATAGTTCTGATGGACTTCCATCTTCGTGGAACAAAGGCCTGTGTCTTCCTCAAGGACTTGATTCTTTGTCAAATGAAGTAAGATACCTTAGCTGGATGCATTACCCTCTGGATTCCTTGCCAACCAACTTTTCTGCAGAAAATCTAGTAATATTGGACTTGTCCTTCAACCGAATGGAAAAACTTTGGTGTGGGGTGAAG AATCTGGCAAATTTAAGGATCCTTAGATTATATAATTCCTTACACCTGACCATGCTGCCAGACTTGTCGAAAGCCAGAAACCTTGAAATACTAGTTATTCGCAAGAGTTTCAGTTTCCTTTATGTACATCCATCTGTTTTTTGTCTCAACAAGCTTGAGATATTGGATCTAGGAGGGTGCGTTTCCCTTAGGCAGCTCCGAAGCTATATCCATTTGAGCTCTCTCCGTTCTCTCTCTCTCGCCGGCTGCGTAAGGCTACAGGACTTCTCCGTTACCTCAGAGAATCTGGAAGAGTTGAACTTAGAGCTCACAGGTATCCAACAACTACCGACATCCTTTGGGCGCCAAAGCAAACTCGAAACATTACATCTAGGATTGTCTGATATTCAGAGCATTCCTGAAACCATCAAGAATCTCACAAGGTTCAAGTATCTTAGCATCAGATATTGTTGGAACCTCAGGGAGTTACCAGAGCTTCCCCCATCTCTTGAGTATCTAGACGCCACCGGATGCGCATCACTCAAGACAGTGTTGTTTCCATCATCGGCTGCCTTGCAGCTTAAGGAAAACAGGAAAAGCATTTTGTTCTGGAATTGCTTGAAATTGGATCAACACTCCCTTGGGACTATTGAATTGAATGCTCGAATCAACCTCATGAAATTTGCATACCAGCATTTATCAGCATTAACACATGACTACTATAAAGATAATGACAATGAAGCCATCTATGTGTATCCAGGAAGCAATGTTCCAAAGTGGTTGGAGTATAGAACATCACATGATTATGTAAATGTTGATGTCTCTTCTTCGGCTGCGCCACATTCCCCTTCGTTGGGCTTCATATTTTGCTTCATTGTTCCACGAATCCTCTCGGATGGTTTTGCTTTCAGGTTTACCATAAGTGTTGGTGGAGATGAAGGAAACAATGTCAAATTTTACTTGGGGAAACCACTTGAAAAAATTGTTTCAGATCATGTGTTTCTCGTGTATGATCACCGGCTTACTCACTTCCTTAATAGCAGAAGCAATGTTGAAGTTCAACAGAGGCTTAAAATTAAGGTTGCGGCGGTGACACAGACAGGGAAATCAGATTATGTGCCTGTGAAGCTAAAAGGGTTTGGAATCAGGCCAATAAAAGCATCAGAATATCAAAATTTCATTCAGAAAATGGAATTGGTTGATAAGAGGACGAAAAGAGCTGGTTCACTTACTTTGGTTGGAAATACTTCACTTGAAAGATTTTGCTTCCAAGACCAGAAAACTTACTTTGACTTCATTCAAGAAATCAACTACGTTGATGGTTGTTGGAAATTCAAACACCATCAATTCACTAATTATTCATATaggtattttatttga
- the LOC130949179 gene encoding RING-H2 finger protein ATL34-like has protein sequence MTMSPEQMNIVFGILIVGALIIAFTFFSFTMLGWCSHTSDMPAPPGIYLDNKFSGCGGASLESHSITFQYKVGGSVDGRNQTECVICLAQFEEEESVRKLHSCKHVFHTCCIDRWLGSHTGCPLCRSQIDQAAASPNGNNHMIFVSVDS, from the coding sequence ATGACCATGTCACCGGAACAAATGAACATCGTCTTTGGCATACTCATAGTTGGAGCACTCATAATTGCCTTCACATTCTTCAGCTTCACCATGCTTGGATGGTGCAGTCACACTAGTGACATGCCGGCACCACCGGGAATATATTTGGACAACAAGTTCTCCGGCTGCGGCGGCGCGAGCTTGGAGTCGCACTCCATTACCTTCCAGTACAAGGTAGGTGGCTCTGTTGATGGAAGGAACCAAACAGAGTGTGTTATATGCTTGGCGCAGTTCGAAGAAGAAGAGAGTGTTCGGAAGCTTCACAGTTGCAAGCATGTATTCCACACATGTTGCATTGATAGGTGGCTTGGCTCTCATACCGGCTGCCCCTTGTGCCGGAGTCAGATCGACCAAGCCGCCGCTTCCCCAAATGGAAATAACCATATGATCTTTGTTTCTGTTGATTCCTGA